The following proteins come from a genomic window of Musa acuminata AAA Group cultivar baxijiao chromosome BXJ1-7, Cavendish_Baxijiao_AAA, whole genome shotgun sequence:
- the LOC103992733 gene encoding uncharacterized protein LOC103992733 isoform X1 yields MKYVLVTGGVVSGLGKGVTASSIGVVLKACGLRVTSIKIDPYLNTDAGTMSPFEHGEVFVLDDGGEVDLDLGNYERFLDIKLTRDNNITTGKIYQSVIQKERRGDYLGKTVQVSVSLNHQPNCVPQILYCLGTTIVCPLRLLKVVPHITDAIQEWIECVAMIPVDGQEGPADVCVIELGGTIGDIESMPFIEALGQFSYRVGPGNFCLVHVSLVPVLKAVGEPKTKPTQHSVRGLRGLGLTPNILACRSEKPLDVKVKEKLSQFCHVQVANIITLHDVTNIWHIPLLLREQKAHEALLKLLNLQGRAKEHMLEEWMSRAKLCDTLHDPVRIAMVGKYTGFSDSYLSVLKALLHASVACRKKLVVDWVPSSDLEETTAKEVPESYKAAWKLLKGADGILVPGGFGDRGVKGKILAAKYARENKVPYLGICLGMQIAVIEFAQSVMNLREANSIEFDPDTTTSVVIFMPEGSKTHMGGTMRVGVRRTYFVSGDSKSAKLYGNVRFVDERHRHRYEVNPSMVPEFERAGLAFVGKDETGKRMEIIELPSHPYFVGVQFHPEFKSRPGKPSAVFLGLIAASCGQLDAWLQASVHASSNGIVTPKKIYHNGSLKKPSKSLLTNGKLHANGTGMHA; encoded by the exons ATGAAGTACGTATTGGTGACGGGGGGAGTGGTGAGCGGGCTGGGGAAAGGGGTGACGGCCAGCAGCATCGGCGTCGTTCTCAAGGCCTGCGGACTCCGCGTCACCTCCATAAAAATCG ATCCTTATCTGAACACTGACGCTGGGACTATGTCCCCCTTTGAGCATGGGGAAGTCTTTGTCTTAGATGATGGTGGTGAG GTGGATTTGGATCTAGGAAATTATGAACGTTTCCTTGATATCAAGTTAACTCGTGACAACAATATCACAACTGGGAAAATCTATCAG TCCGTCATCcagaaggagaggagaggagactaTCTGGGGAAAACAGTTCAGGTATCTGTCTCTCTAAACCATCAACCCAATTGTGTACCACAAATTTTATATTGTCTTGGTACCACTATAGTGTGTCCTCTTCGCCTTTTGAAGGTCGTGCCTCATATCACTGATGCCATACAAGAGTGGATTGAATGTGTAGCGATGATTCCTGTGGATGGCCAAGAAGGACCAGCTGATGTTTGTGTTATAGAATTGGGTGGAACTATAG GGGATATTGAATCGATGCCATTCATAGAAGCTTTGGGTCAATTCTCTTACCGTGTGG GACCTGGTAACTTCTGTCTGGTTCATGTCAGTCTTGTACCAGTTCTTAAGGCAGTTGGGGAGCCG AAAACCAAGCCAACCCAACATAGTGTTAGGGGATTGCGAGGACTCGGGCTGACACCAAATATTCTAGCCTGCCGCAGTGAGAAG CCACTTGATGTAAAAGTTAAAGAAAAACTTTCACAATTTTGTCATGTACAG GTAGCCAATATTATTACTCTACATGATGTTACAAACATTTGGCACATTCCTTTGTTATTGAGG GAGCAAAAGGCACATGAAGCTCTTCTGAAACTATTGAACCTTCAAGG ACGTGCTAAGGAACACATGCTGGAAGAATGGATGAGTAGAGCTAAACTCTGTGATACATTGCATGATCCT GTCAGGATTGCTATGGTAGGAAAATATACTGGTTTTTCTGATTCTTACCTCTCCGTATTGAAG GCTCTTTTGCATGCTTCTGTTGCTTGCCGGAAAAAACTTGTCGTGGACTGGGTCCCATCATCTGATCTTGAAGAAACAACTGCAAAAGAG GTGCCTGAATCTTACAAAGCAGCGTGGAAACTATTGAAG GGTGCAGATGGCATACTAGTCCCAGGAGGTTTTGGAGACAGAGGGGTGAAGGGAAAAATCCTTGCAGCTAAATACGCCCGTGAAAACAAAGTTCCATATCTAGGAATTTGTCTTGGTATGCAGATTGCTGTCATTGAATTCGCTCAATCTGTTATGAATTTGAGGGAGGCAAATAGCATAGAGTTCGATCCTGATACAACCACTTCAGTTGTTATTTTTATGCCAGAG GGTTCCAAAACACATATGGGAGGAACAATGAGAGTTGGAGTAAGAAGGACGTATTTTGTATCTGGTGATTCCAAATCTGCAAAGTT GTATGGCAATGTCAGATTTGTGGATGAACGACATCGACATAGATATGAG GTTAATCCTAGTATGGTCCCAGAATTCGAAAGAGCTGGTCTTGCTTTTGTTGGTAAAGATGAGACAGGAAAACGAATGGAG ATTATTGAGCTGCCTTCTCATCCTTATTTTGTTGGTGTGCAATTTCACCCGGAATTCAAGTCTAGACCTGGAAAACCCTCTGCTGTTTTCTTAG GACTCATAGCAGCATCTTGTGGTCAGCTGGATGCTTGGCTGCAAGCTTCTGTTCATGCTTCAAGCAACGGTATCGTGACCCCGAAAAAGATCTACCATAATGGGAGCCTGAAGAAGCCTTCAAAGAGCCTACTAACCAACGGAAAACTCCATGCGAATGGCACCGGCATGCACGCCTAG
- the LOC103992733 gene encoding uncharacterized protein LOC103992733 isoform X2, which yields MKYVLVTGGVVSGLGKGVTASSIGVVLKACGLRVTSIKIDPYLNTDAGTMSPFEHGEVFVLDDGGEVDLDLGNYERFLDIKLTRDNNITTGKIYQSVIQKERRGDYLGKTVQVVPHITDAIQEWIECVAMIPVDGQEGPADVCVIELGGTIGDIESMPFIEALGQFSYRVGPGNFCLVHVSLVPVLKAVGEPKTKPTQHSVRGLRGLGLTPNILACRSEKPLDVKVKEKLSQFCHVQVANIITLHDVTNIWHIPLLLREQKAHEALLKLLNLQGRAKEHMLEEWMSRAKLCDTLHDPVRIAMVGKYTGFSDSYLSVLKALLHASVACRKKLVVDWVPSSDLEETTAKEVPESYKAAWKLLKGADGILVPGGFGDRGVKGKILAAKYARENKVPYLGICLGMQIAVIEFAQSVMNLREANSIEFDPDTTTSVVIFMPEGSKTHMGGTMRVGVRRTYFVSGDSKSAKLYGNVRFVDERHRHRYEVNPSMVPEFERAGLAFVGKDETGKRMEIIELPSHPYFVGVQFHPEFKSRPGKPSAVFLGLIAASCGQLDAWLQASVHASSNGIVTPKKIYHNGSLKKPSKSLLTNGKLHANGTGMHA from the exons ATGAAGTACGTATTGGTGACGGGGGGAGTGGTGAGCGGGCTGGGGAAAGGGGTGACGGCCAGCAGCATCGGCGTCGTTCTCAAGGCCTGCGGACTCCGCGTCACCTCCATAAAAATCG ATCCTTATCTGAACACTGACGCTGGGACTATGTCCCCCTTTGAGCATGGGGAAGTCTTTGTCTTAGATGATGGTGGTGAG GTGGATTTGGATCTAGGAAATTATGAACGTTTCCTTGATATCAAGTTAACTCGTGACAACAATATCACAACTGGGAAAATCTATCAG TCCGTCATCcagaaggagaggagaggagactaTCTGGGGAAAACAGTTCAG GTCGTGCCTCATATCACTGATGCCATACAAGAGTGGATTGAATGTGTAGCGATGATTCCTGTGGATGGCCAAGAAGGACCAGCTGATGTTTGTGTTATAGAATTGGGTGGAACTATAG GGGATATTGAATCGATGCCATTCATAGAAGCTTTGGGTCAATTCTCTTACCGTGTGG GACCTGGTAACTTCTGTCTGGTTCATGTCAGTCTTGTACCAGTTCTTAAGGCAGTTGGGGAGCCG AAAACCAAGCCAACCCAACATAGTGTTAGGGGATTGCGAGGACTCGGGCTGACACCAAATATTCTAGCCTGCCGCAGTGAGAAG CCACTTGATGTAAAAGTTAAAGAAAAACTTTCACAATTTTGTCATGTACAG GTAGCCAATATTATTACTCTACATGATGTTACAAACATTTGGCACATTCCTTTGTTATTGAGG GAGCAAAAGGCACATGAAGCTCTTCTGAAACTATTGAACCTTCAAGG ACGTGCTAAGGAACACATGCTGGAAGAATGGATGAGTAGAGCTAAACTCTGTGATACATTGCATGATCCT GTCAGGATTGCTATGGTAGGAAAATATACTGGTTTTTCTGATTCTTACCTCTCCGTATTGAAG GCTCTTTTGCATGCTTCTGTTGCTTGCCGGAAAAAACTTGTCGTGGACTGGGTCCCATCATCTGATCTTGAAGAAACAACTGCAAAAGAG GTGCCTGAATCTTACAAAGCAGCGTGGAAACTATTGAAG GGTGCAGATGGCATACTAGTCCCAGGAGGTTTTGGAGACAGAGGGGTGAAGGGAAAAATCCTTGCAGCTAAATACGCCCGTGAAAACAAAGTTCCATATCTAGGAATTTGTCTTGGTATGCAGATTGCTGTCATTGAATTCGCTCAATCTGTTATGAATTTGAGGGAGGCAAATAGCATAGAGTTCGATCCTGATACAACCACTTCAGTTGTTATTTTTATGCCAGAG GGTTCCAAAACACATATGGGAGGAACAATGAGAGTTGGAGTAAGAAGGACGTATTTTGTATCTGGTGATTCCAAATCTGCAAAGTT GTATGGCAATGTCAGATTTGTGGATGAACGACATCGACATAGATATGAG GTTAATCCTAGTATGGTCCCAGAATTCGAAAGAGCTGGTCTTGCTTTTGTTGGTAAAGATGAGACAGGAAAACGAATGGAG ATTATTGAGCTGCCTTCTCATCCTTATTTTGTTGGTGTGCAATTTCACCCGGAATTCAAGTCTAGACCTGGAAAACCCTCTGCTGTTTTCTTAG GACTCATAGCAGCATCTTGTGGTCAGCTGGATGCTTGGCTGCAAGCTTCTGTTCATGCTTCAAGCAACGGTATCGTGACCCCGAAAAAGATCTACCATAATGGGAGCCTGAAGAAGCCTTCAAAGAGCCTACTAACCAACGGAAAACTCCATGCGAATGGCACCGGCATGCACGCCTAG